Proteins from one Leptospira fletcheri genomic window:
- the nuoK gene encoding NADH-quinone oxidoreductase subunit NuoK, protein MNPTISGIPVEYILILACIVFTIGVAGVLFRRSAVVIFMSVELILNSVNLVFVTFSKALQQVQGEVIVFFVMAIAAAEAAIGLALVVAIQRRKKTSFVDEMNLMKW, encoded by the coding sequence TTGAATCCGACCATTTCGGGTATTCCGGTAGAGTATATTCTGATTTTAGCATGTATCGTATTTACCATCGGGGTTGCCGGCGTACTTTTTCGTCGGAGTGCGGTTGTGATCTTCATGTCCGTGGAGCTGATCCTGAATTCCGTGAATTTGGTATTCGTGACCTTTTCCAAAGCGTTGCAGCAGGTCCAAGGAGAGGTGATAGTCTTCTTCGTGATGGCCATAGCCGCTGCGGAAGCGGCGATCGGATTGGCGTTAGTCGTCGCGATCCAGCGCAGGAAGAAGACCAGCTTCGTCGACGAAATGAATCTGATGAAGTGGTGA
- a CDS encoding NADH-quinone oxidoreductase subunit J family protein, whose translation MVGIFDHPQLLLFFVFSGVLIAGALGVVFHPNPISSAVLLVLAFFALAGIYAVLGSVFVATMQVLVYAGAIMVLVVFVLMLLSLHDDGISKLWKHPAKKFFLLFFVAILGIVLTNAVREGVPNSQSPAHGYSSSGEYEYSIAAENGGLSKPKTVRGNTAVVGASMFLDYLLPFEVLSVLLLAAVLGAVILGKKNLGKKPGEGDL comes from the coding sequence ATGGTAGGTATTTTCGATCATCCTCAATTACTGCTCTTCTTCGTTTTTTCCGGAGTGTTAATCGCCGGAGCCTTGGGAGTGGTGTTTCATCCGAACCCGATCAGTTCCGCGGTCCTACTCGTGTTGGCTTTTTTTGCCTTAGCGGGTATCTATGCGGTGCTGGGATCCGTTTTTGTCGCGACCATGCAAGTGCTTGTATATGCGGGAGCGATCATGGTTTTGGTCGTATTCGTATTGATGCTCTTATCCCTTCATGACGACGGAATTTCTAAGTTGTGGAAGCATCCCGCTAAAAAGTTCTTTCTCCTCTTTTTCGTGGCTATCTTGGGAATCGTCCTGACCAATGCGGTTCGGGAAGGAGTTCCGAATTCGCAATCTCCTGCGCACGGCTATTCTTCGTCCGGAGAATACGAGTATTCCATCGCGGCGGAAAACGGGGGCCTCTCCAAGCCGAAAACGGTACGCGGAAATACCGCAGTAGTAGGAGCTTCGATGTTTTTGGACTATCTTCTTCCTTTCGAGGTATTGTCCGTCCTGTTATTAGCGGCCGTGCTCGGAGCGGTAATTTTAGGAAAGAAAAATCTCGGGAAAAAACCCGGGGAGGGCGATCTATGA
- the nuoH gene encoding NADH-quinone oxidoreductase subunit NuoH: MDWNQILFWLLKSVLFFLVFITACAYYTLAERKVAGYIQDRKGPNRAGPFGLFQPLADGIKFLTKEEIFPKNVNKVMYLIAPGISMTCAIMAWAVVPLGGVLPLPEWISRKTGLASLDLQIANPDTGILFLFAISSLAVYGIILAGWSSNNKYSLIGGIRSTAQMISYELPLGMSVAAIVILTGSLRLTDINDAQVGLWNVFKLPGLIAFLVFVVAMFAETNRLPFDLAEAESELVVGFHTEYGAFKFALFFIAEYMNMVTMSCVVSLLFFGGYNVPFGILEGSQFRAIFGLLFFTGKVLFFAFLFMWVRWTLPRFRYDQLMTIGWKKMIPWAVANIVIASVYIGMDGFWKW, from the coding sequence ATGGATTGGAACCAGATTCTCTTTTGGCTGCTGAAGAGCGTTCTTTTTTTCCTAGTATTCATCACTGCCTGCGCTTATTACACGTTAGCCGAACGAAAGGTTGCGGGTTATATCCAGGATCGCAAAGGTCCGAACCGAGCCGGGCCGTTCGGTCTTTTTCAGCCTTTGGCGGACGGGATCAAATTTTTAACGAAAGAAGAGATTTTTCCGAAGAACGTAAATAAGGTCATGTATCTGATCGCTCCCGGAATTTCCATGACCTGTGCCATCATGGCTTGGGCTGTGGTTCCTCTCGGCGGTGTTCTGCCTCTTCCGGAGTGGATTTCCCGAAAGACGGGATTGGCATCGCTGGATTTGCAGATCGCGAATCCGGATACCGGGATTCTTTTTTTGTTCGCGATTTCGAGCCTTGCGGTTTACGGGATCATTCTGGCAGGTTGGTCTAGTAATAATAAATATTCCTTAATCGGAGGGATCCGTTCCACCGCTCAGATGATCAGTTACGAACTCCCTCTCGGGATGTCCGTGGCGGCGATCGTGATCTTAACTGGTTCCTTAAGATTAACCGATATCAACGATGCTCAGGTAGGACTTTGGAACGTTTTTAAACTTCCCGGCTTGATCGCGTTTTTGGTTTTTGTGGTCGCTATGTTCGCGGAGACGAATCGTCTACCTTTCGATTTGGCCGAGGCGGAATCGGAATTGGTCGTAGGATTTCATACCGAATACGGAGCGTTTAAATTCGCACTCTTTTTTATCGCGGAATACATGAACATGGTGACCATGAGTTGTGTCGTCTCCCTGCTTTTTTTCGGAGGTTATAACGTGCCTTTCGGAATTCTGGAAGGTTCACAATTCCGCGCGATTTTCGGACTGCTCTTCTTTACCGGTAAAGTGCTTTTCTTTGCATTCCTGTTCATGTGGGTTCGTTGGACTCTTCCACGATTCCGTTACGATCAACTGATGACCATCGGTTGGAAAAAAATGATTCCTTGGGCTGTGGCGAATATCGTCATCGCAAGCGTTTACATCGGTATGGACGGGTTTTGGAAATGGTAG
- the nuoF gene encoding NADH-quinone oxidoreductase subunit NuoF has translation MAEMKILTKYIDDPRSNELEFYESVHGYDGMKKALQLKPEEIVDIVKKSGLRGRGGAGFPTGMKWSFIPKDIPKPKYIICNADEGEPGTFKDRKLIEKLPHQIIEGMVIGARAIGANKGFFYIRGEFNKGIDSMQKAIDEAYAKGYLGKDIQGSGFDFDLVLYAGAGAYICGEETALINSLEGRRGHPRLKPPFPAVSGLYRCPTVVNNVETFSTVPHILDKGADWYSKIGTEKSPGTRLFSVSGHVKRPGVYEIVLGTPLMELINDLCGGMLDDVPLKAVIPGGSSVPILTAEECKTANMDFESMAAHKTMLGSGAVIVIGEGTDLVETTYRFARFYAHESCGQCTPCREGTHWVRDLLHKIREGEGTSEDLELILSLSRNMEGGTTICPLSDACVGAVRPTIQKFRHEFEAKLKDRAKAPSPVASGV, from the coding sequence ATGGCGGAAATGAAAATTCTTACCAAATACATCGACGACCCCAGATCCAACGAATTGGAATTCTACGAATCCGTACACGGATACGACGGGATGAAGAAAGCCCTTCAATTGAAACCGGAAGAGATCGTGGACATAGTCAAAAAATCCGGGCTCAGGGGGAGAGGCGGGGCCGGTTTTCCTACGGGAATGAAATGGTCCTTTATCCCCAAGGACATACCGAAACCGAAATACATCATCTGCAATGCGGACGAAGGGGAGCCCGGAACTTTTAAGGACCGCAAGTTGATCGAAAAACTTCCGCACCAGATCATCGAGGGTATGGTCATCGGCGCTCGGGCGATCGGCGCCAATAAGGGATTTTTTTATATCCGAGGGGAATTCAATAAAGGAATCGATTCCATGCAAAAGGCCATCGACGAGGCCTATGCGAAAGGATATCTCGGAAAAGACATCCAAGGAAGCGGTTTCGATTTCGATCTGGTTCTTTATGCCGGAGCCGGAGCTTATATCTGCGGAGAAGAGACCGCTCTCATCAACTCCTTGGAAGGAAGGAGAGGACACCCTAGACTCAAGCCTCCGTTCCCCGCCGTGTCCGGTCTGTACCGTTGTCCGACTGTGGTAAACAACGTGGAGACTTTTTCTACGGTTCCGCATATTTTGGACAAAGGCGCCGATTGGTATTCCAAGATCGGGACCGAGAAATCACCGGGCACCAGATTGTTTTCCGTATCCGGGCACGTAAAAAGGCCGGGCGTTTACGAAATCGTTTTGGGAACTCCTCTCATGGAACTCATCAACGATCTTTGTGGGGGAATGCTGGATGACGTGCCTCTGAAGGCGGTGATTCCGGGAGGATCTTCGGTGCCTATCCTGACTGCGGAGGAATGCAAGACTGCGAATATGGATTTCGAGTCCATGGCCGCCCACAAGACCATGCTAGGTTCGGGCGCAGTGATCGTGATCGGAGAGGGGACGGACCTGGTCGAAACCACCTATCGATTCGCCCGTTTTTACGCGCACGAATCCTGCGGGCAGTGCACTCCTTGTCGCGAAGGAACTCATTGGGTCCGAGATTTGCTTCATAAAATCCGGGAGGGAGAAGGAACCTCGGAGGATTTGGAATTGATTCTTTCCCTTTCCAGGAACATGGAAGGCGGAACTACAATTTGCCCGCTTTCCGACGCCTGCGTAGGGGCCGTACGACCGACAATCCAAAAGTTTCGGCATGAGTTCGAAGCAAAGCTGAAGGACCGTGCAAAAGCCCCTTCTCCCGTCGCCTCAGGAGTTTAA
- the nuoE gene encoding NADH-quinone oxidoreductase subunit NuoE, giving the protein MSYRFNPDSEKRFSKLMEMFPDKRSVILPGLYLLQKEKGYVDREGMAYLAEKIGPPISLAQVYGVATFYTLYNKKPVGKYHIQICGTSSCYMRGSDKIEEHICSELGIKTGQTTKDGKFTVEEVECLGACGYAPMVQINDAYYENLTNEKVDELLRSLD; this is encoded by the coding sequence ATGTCCTACCGATTCAATCCGGATTCCGAAAAGAGATTCTCCAAGCTGATGGAGATGTTTCCCGATAAGAGAAGTGTTATTCTTCCCGGTCTGTATCTCTTGCAAAAAGAGAAAGGCTACGTGGATCGGGAGGGAATGGCTTACCTCGCCGAAAAAATCGGCCCACCCATCTCCCTCGCTCAAGTATACGGGGTCGCTACTTTCTATACCTTGTACAACAAAAAACCGGTGGGAAAATACCACATCCAGATCTGCGGAACTTCCAGTTGTTATATGAGAGGCAGCGATAAGATCGAAGAGCATATCTGCTCCGAGTTGGGGATCAAGACCGGACAGACTACCAAAGACGGAAAGTTTACGGTAGAAGAAGTGGAATGTTTGGGCGCCTGCGGATACGCTCCTATGGTGCAGATTAACGACGCATATTATGAAAATCTAACGAATGAAAAAGTGGACGAACTTCTTCGGAGTCTGGATTAG
- a CDS encoding NADH-quinone oxidoreductase subunit D: MYEKTAEHFGSKFRHLPEGHLLVNLGPSHPATHGILQNVIQLDGERVVEAESVIGYVHRSFEKLGEKYTYNQFLVCTDRMNYVSTPLNNIGWILTVEKMMEIQVPDKVVYVRMIVSELSRIMDHIICNGILGVDLGAFSGMLHLFHHRENIYQVLEKLTGARLTTTFCRIGGLEKDIYPEFADEVRTICKGLKPAIEEFQSLLVNNRIFMDRTKGIGGISAEDAISYGYSGPNLRAAGVPWDVRKDEPYMFYDKVDFDVPIGEDGSVLHRTLVRMEEMRQSIRIIEQLVEGIPPGPHHADLPHAYLPEKGKVYKNMEELIYHFKIIMHGVKVPPGEYYQATEAANGELGFYIVSEGEKSPWRVHVRRPCFWFYQSFPDLVKGGLLADTIATMSSLNVIAGELDC; the protein is encoded by the coding sequence ATGTACGAAAAAACGGCCGAGCATTTCGGTTCGAAATTCCGGCATTTGCCGGAAGGCCATCTTCTCGTGAACTTAGGCCCGTCCCATCCGGCCACCCACGGAATTCTGCAGAACGTCATCCAATTGGACGGAGAAAGAGTGGTCGAAGCGGAATCGGTCATCGGATACGTGCACCGCAGTTTCGAAAAGCTAGGGGAGAAATATACCTACAACCAATTTCTGGTCTGCACGGATCGGATGAATTACGTTTCCACTCCTCTGAATAATATAGGCTGGATCCTCACCGTGGAAAAAATGATGGAGATCCAAGTTCCGGACAAGGTCGTTTATGTAAGAATGATCGTGTCGGAATTGTCTCGGATTATGGACCATATCATCTGCAACGGAATTCTGGGAGTGGATCTAGGCGCCTTTTCCGGGATGTTGCACCTGTTTCATCATCGCGAGAATATCTATCAGGTCCTGGAGAAATTGACAGGCGCCCGTTTGACTACCACGTTCTGCAGGATAGGTGGATTAGAAAAGGATATCTATCCCGAATTTGCCGACGAAGTGCGTACGATCTGCAAAGGACTAAAGCCTGCGATCGAAGAATTCCAAAGCCTTTTGGTAAATAATAGAATCTTTATGGATCGTACGAAAGGAATCGGCGGAATTTCCGCCGAGGATGCGATCTCATACGGATATTCCGGTCCGAATCTCAGGGCCGCGGGCGTTCCCTGGGATGTCCGTAAGGATGAGCCGTACATGTTTTACGATAAAGTGGATTTCGACGTTCCGATCGGGGAGGACGGTTCCGTGCTGCACCGAACTCTAGTGCGGATGGAAGAGATGCGACAGTCCATCCGTATTATAGAACAATTGGTGGAGGGAATTCCTCCCGGTCCCCATCACGCGGACCTGCCTCACGCGTATCTGCCGGAAAAAGGCAAAGTTTATAAAAACATGGAAGAATTGATCTACCATTTCAAAATCATCATGCACGGAGTCAAGGTCCCTCCGGGAGAATATTACCAGGCCACGGAAGCGGCAAACGGAGAGCTCGGCTTTTATATCGTGTCCGAAGGGGAAAAATCCCCTTGGAGAGTTCATGTCCGAAGACCTTGTTTTTGGTTTTACCAATCTTTTCCCGATCTGGTCAAGGGGGGATTGCTCGCGGATACGATCGCCACGATGAGTTCCCTGAACGTTATCGCAGGGGAGTTGGATTGCTGA
- a CDS encoding NADH-quinone oxidoreductase subunit C — translation MKETIDRFLKDKFPQYVYKEEEVLSNLPVFFLKAEGLLQVFSALKTSPGIELNYLNDLTAVDWLGKKNPRFEVCYLLRSGNKSTTRVQFKVPVEEGEAVPSIVSLFKGANWPEREVFDLFGIPFRDHPQLERLIMPDNFQGHPLRKDYPLEGFGQDYLIEDLLTIHVKEDMGAE, via the coding sequence ATGAAAGAAACCATAGATCGCTTCCTCAAAGACAAATTTCCGCAATACGTCTATAAGGAAGAAGAGGTGCTCTCCAACCTCCCCGTATTCTTCCTGAAAGCCGAAGGGCTACTGCAGGTATTCTCCGCCCTAAAAACTTCTCCGGGAATCGAATTGAATTATCTGAACGATCTCACCGCAGTGGATTGGCTGGGAAAAAAGAATCCTAGATTCGAAGTCTGCTATCTATTGCGTTCCGGAAATAAATCCACCACCAGGGTGCAATTCAAGGTTCCTGTGGAAGAAGGGGAAGCGGTTCCCAGTATCGTAAGCCTCTTTAAGGGAGCCAACTGGCCGGAACGGGAAGTGTTCGATCTTTTCGGAATTCCTTTCCGCGACCATCCTCAGCTGGAAAGGCTGATCATGCCCGACAATTTTCAGGGGCACCCTCTCCGGAAGGATTATCCTTTGGAAGGATTCGGACAGGATTACCTGATCGAGGACCTTTTGACGATCCATGTTAAGGAAGATATGGGGGCGGAATGA
- a CDS encoding NADH-quinone oxidoreductase subunit B has product MGLNDQLSQPGQMYGDMVQVASVDSVINWGRSYSLWPYPFATACCGIEYMSASCSDYDIARFGAERPSFSPRQADMILVLGTITYKMAPVLREIYDQLSEPKFVISYGACASSGGMFHAYSVLQGIDRILPVDLYVPGCPPRPEALLDAVIKLQEKVKTQGLEARRQEVMSKIREINERNKPLVVR; this is encoded by the coding sequence ATGGGATTGAACGACCAACTCAGCCAGCCCGGTCAGATGTACGGAGATATGGTCCAAGTGGCCAGTGTGGACTCCGTCATCAATTGGGGAAGAAGTTACTCCCTTTGGCCTTATCCGTTCGCGACCGCTTGTTGCGGAATCGAGTATATGAGCGCTTCCTGTTCCGATTACGATATCGCTAGGTTCGGAGCGGAACGTCCTTCTTTTTCTCCCAGGCAAGCGGATATGATTTTGGTTTTGGGTACCATTACCTATAAAATGGCTCCCGTACTCAGGGAAATCTATGACCAGCTTTCCGAGCCGAAGTTCGTGATCAGTTACGGAGCCTGTGCGTCTTCCGGCGGGATGTTTCACGCTTATTCCGTTCTCCAAGGGATTGATCGAATTCTTCCCGTGGATCTGTATGTTCCCGGATGTCCGCCCCGTCCGGAGGCCCTTCTCGACGCAGTCATAAAACTCCAAGAAAAGGTCAAGACCCAGGGCCTGGAAGCGAGACGGCAGGAAGTGATGAGTAAAATTCGGGAGATCAATGAAAGAAATAAACCTTTGGTCGTCCGATGA
- a CDS encoding NADH-quinone oxidoreductase subunit A, whose product MGSSPEHLGPLLIQFLLGIGFSSLILALAFLLNPKKKSKPHDTFECGVPYYGDAKGLFNIKFYLVAVLFILFDIEAVFLFPYAVNLKSFKEAGLGNFLLVEMLVFILVLVVGLIYIRKKGALEWD is encoded by the coding sequence ATGGGAAGCTCGCCCGAACACCTAGGCCCCCTCCTGATACAATTCCTCCTCGGGATAGGATTCTCCTCCCTTATCCTAGCACTCGCATTCCTCCTGAATCCGAAGAAAAAGTCCAAGCCCCATGACACCTTCGAATGCGGGGTTCCATATTACGGGGACGCGAAGGGTTTGTTCAATATTAAGTTTTATTTAGTCGCTGTACTGTTCATTTTATTCGATATAGAAGCGGTGTTTCTCTTTCCGTATGCAGTAAATCTGAAGTCCTTTAAGGAAGCCGGGCTCGGGAACTTTCTCCTAGTGGAGATGCTTGTATTTATTCTGGTACTCGTTGTAGGTTTGATCTATATCCGTAAAAAGGGGGCACTCGAATGGGATTGA
- a CDS encoding MaoC family dehydratase, with amino-acid sequence MAKLVLSSFAELEAYVGKELGTSEPHEITQAQIDKFAEATLDHQWIHTDPARAAKESPFGTTIAHGYLTLSMAPYLLAQILELKNIKMGINYGMEKLRFMDPVKVGSKLKLRAELIELKDLRGTARMTLKLSFEVEGAPKPAAVGEVIYLYQFG; translated from the coding sequence ATGGCTAAGTTGGTTTTATCTAGTTTTGCGGAACTCGAAGCATACGTAGGAAAAGAACTGGGAACGTCCGAACCCCACGAGATCACCCAAGCCCAGATCGACAAATTTGCGGAGGCCACTCTGGACCACCAATGGATCCATACGGATCCGGCCCGCGCAGCCAAAGAATCTCCGTTCGGCACTACGATCGCCCACGGATACCTGACTCTTTCCATGGCCCCCTATCTTCTCGCCCAGATTCTGGAACTGAAAAACATCAAAATGGGGATCAATTACGGGATGGAAAAACTCCGATTTATGGATCCAGTCAAGGTCGGGTCAAAGCTGAAACTGCGCGCAGAACTGATCGAATTGAAGGACCTGCGCGGAACGGCCAGGATGACCCTCAAGCTCAGCTTCGAAGTGGAAGGAGCTCCCAAACCGGCGGCAGTCGGCGAAGTGATTTACCTCTACCAGTTCGGTTGA